A stretch of Buteo buteo chromosome 9, bButBut1.hap1.1, whole genome shotgun sequence DNA encodes these proteins:
- the BTG4 gene encoding protein BTG4, protein MKDEIAATVFFITRLVKREDKLSKHKIEKFAAKLTTILFEKYKNHWYLDNPSRGQAFRCIRINKHQTRDPLLEQACVESNVDFNKLGLPKEMTLWVDPFEVCCRYGEKNRPFTIALFEGEENPELPQQISYAVDRAALDYHSGISSDEESFYKEPKAIPTVSNPNSVYQFSDYCKAPIQPWSQYLHRKTYMTDGSYYAQHRGYKVYRPTAAFTGPRVDRYHWINTKR, encoded by the exons atgaaagatgaaattgCTGCCACAGTCTTCTTCATCACAAGGCTAGTGAAAAGGGAAGACAAGCTGAGCAAGCATAAAATTGAGAAATTTGCAGCTAAGCTGACAACAATACTGTTTGAAAAGTATAAGAATCACTGGTACTTGGACAATCCATCCAGAGGACAAGCTTTCAG GTGTATAAGGATAAACAAACATCAGACAAGAGATCCACTGCTGGAGCAAGCTTGTGTGGAGAGTAATGTGGACTTTAATAAACTTGGTTTGCCGAAAGAGATGACGCTATGGGTTGATCCATTTGAGGTGTGTTGCAG ATATGGTGAGAAGAACCGGCCCTTCACAATTGCGCTCTTTGAAGGAGAGGAGAACCCAGAGCTTCCTCAGCAGATCAGTTATGCTGTTGACAGAGCAGCACTAGATTATCATTCTGGCATTTCCTCAGATGAAGAGAGCTTCTACAAGGAGCCGAAAGCTATCCCTACTGTCAGCAATCCTAACAGTGTCTACCAG TTCAGTGACTACTGCAAGGCACCCATACAACCCTGGTCTCAGTATCTTCATAGGAAGACCTATATGACTGATGGCTCATACTATGCCCAGCACAGGGGTTACAAAGTCTACAGGCCAACAGCTGCTTTCACAGGACCGCGTGTTGATAGATACCACTGGATCAATACCAAGCGGTAG